A stretch of the Ascaphus truei isolate aAscTru1 chromosome 4, aAscTru1.hap1, whole genome shotgun sequence genome encodes the following:
- the LOC142493069 gene encoding uncharacterized protein LOC142493069, producing the protein MAPTQTVLSSKCEHSTTDSSELLKARKKKKKGGITVEVAEGIKNENLTSESAFDERDMLQLKATHRRSPRIVEEKKDVPTQTLQAAQKAIDCLYERLDKEQEAKIALQSCLSSAIAKCVLQEKEREQLERDRVILSSKLEKAYADNAQYQNFMAQVGAKLEASEEKNCHFNIELRSLRGIFEGLNSSFEMVTQKCKNLCVQVSEGDKKLHELGEEKKQLAQEKLDMQTALQNAERVLQEERVSLERRTQAENMLQSQLRELRAHLQDAKERWVNAEERQRVLQEESFQTAYKIKMLEEYLSTQCVPKEQHEELKVTLSITRASLEEERSGRARPGSASSRKSLSDSGSTETSPLSPPGDVGEVGDLKEFVLRPAPRGVTVRCRISRDKKVMDRGLYPTYYMHLERDENHKLFLLAGRKRKKSKTSNYLISIDPTDMSREAGSFTGKLRSNLMGTKFTVFDRGVSPARAQGQSENAASRQELAAICYETNVLGFKGPRKMAVLIPGKNFNHERIPFQPHNDSESLLSKWQNKCQENIIELHNKAPVWNDDTQSYVFNFHGRVTHASVKNFQIVHDNDLEYPLPTDKPPEVGHLESPFHQGLREEPGGSSGERS; encoded by the coding sequence atggctcccactcaaacagtcttgagcagtaaatgtgaacacagtaccactgattcttcagaacttctcaaagcaaggaagaagaagaagaagggaggcattactgtggaagttgcagaaggaattaagaatgaaaatttaacctcagagtctgcatttgatgaaagagatatgctgcagcttaaggcaactcacagacgtagcccaagaatagtggaagagaagaaagatgttcctactcagacgcttcaagctgcacagaaagcgattgattgtctttatgaacgtttagataaggagcaagaggccaagattgcactacaaagctgtctatcttcagcaattgctaagtgtgttctccaggagaaagaaagagagcagttggagagggacagggtaatcctgtcaagtaagctggagaaggcctatgctgataatgcgcagtaccagaatttcatggctcaagttggcgcaaaactggaagcctctgaggagaagaattgccacttcaacatagaactacgttctttgagaggGATCTTCGAAggattaaatagcagttttgaaatggtaacccagaagtgcaagaatctctgtgtccaggtcagtgaaggagataagaaactccatgaattaggagaggagaagaagcagttggcccaggaaaagttggatatgcagacagcactgcagaatgcagagagagtgctgcaagaggaacgtgtctccctggagcggcgcactcaGGCAgagaatatgctgcagagtcagctgcgagaactacgTGCACATCTGCAGGACGccaaggagagatgggtgaatgctgaagagagACAGCGAGTATTGCAGgaggaaagtttccagactgcctacaagataaagatgctggaagagtatttgagtacccagtgtgtccccaaagaacagcatgaggagctgaaggtcacactgagcataaccagagcctcgctggaggaggagagGTCTGGGAGAGCACGGCCCGGTTCTGCCTCCAGCAGAAAGTCTCTTTCAGACTCTGGTTCCACAGAGACATCCCCTCTCAGTCCTCCTGGAGACGTGGGGGAAGTGGGCGACCTGAAGGAGTTTGTTCTGCGCCCCGCGCCACGCGGTGTCACCGTCAGATGTCGGATCAGCCGAGACAAGAAAGTGATGGACCGAGGACTGTACCCCACCTACTACATGCACCTGGAGCGGGACGAAAACCACAAGCTCTTTCTTCTCGCTgggaggaagagaaagaagagtAAAACGTCCAACTACTTGATATCTATTGATCCGACCGACATGTCCCGGGAGGCGGGCAGCTTTACTGGCAAACTCCGATCCAACCTAATGGGGACCAAGTTTACAGTGTTTGACCGCGGTGTTAGCCCAGCCAGGGCTCAGGGACAGTCAGAGAATGCAGCGTCCCGGCAAGAACTGGCGGCTATTTGCTATGAAACTAACGTCCTCGGGTTTAAGGGTCCCCGGAAGATGGCGGTTCTCATTCCCGGAAAGAATTTCAATCACGAGCGCATCCCTTTCCAGCCACACAATGATTCGGAGAGCCTGCTGTCTAAATGGCAGAACAAGTGTCAGGAGAACATCATCGAGCTGCACAATAAGGCCCCCGTGTGGAATGATGACACTCAGTCTTACGTGTTCAACTTCCACGGGCGTGTCACACACGCATCTGTGAAGAACTTCCAGATTGTGCACGACAATGatctggagtaccctctgcccactgacaagccaccagaggtgggtcaccttgagtcgccgtttcatcaaggcctccgggaagagcctggaggatcgtccggagaacgctcctga